In Theileria equi strain WA chromosome 3, complete sequence, the genomic window AATCGGATGTAACAAATCTAAGAAGGGTGACATATTTGGTCCTTGATGAAGCTGATCGCATGTTAGATATGGGTTTTGAACCACAAATTCGCAAAATCGTGGGACAAATTAGGCCCGATCGCCAGACACTCATGTGGTCTGCCACGTGGCCAAAGGAAGTCCAGTCGTTGGCCAGAGATTTGTGCCGTGAGGAACCCGTGCACATAAATATCGGTTCACTGGATTTAACTGCCTGCCACAATGTATCGCAAGAGGTTATTCTGTTGCAGgactttgaaaagagaaATACGTTGAAAAATTTACTTCCCAAGCTCATGGATGGATCgaaaattttgatttttaCAGAAACTAAAAAGGGAGCAGATTCTTTGACACGCGAATTGCGGTTAGACGGATGGCCTGCCCTCAGCATACATGGAGATAAAAAACAAGAAGAGAGAAACTGGGTTTTAAATGAATTCAAGCTCGGTAAACATCCAATTATGATTGCAACTGATGTAGCATCTAGAGGTTTAGACGTCCATGATGTAAAATACGTCATTAATTACGACTTCCCAAACCAAATTGAGGATTATGTTCATCGCATTGGTCGTACCGGTCGAGCCGGAACTAAAGGAGCatcttacacatttttgacTCCAGACAAAAATCGCATAGCTAGGGATTTAGTTAGGGTTTTGAGAGAAGCAAACCAACCAGTTAGTCCAGAATTATCCCGTTTAGCCTCCGAACGAAGTCACACCCATAACGAACCTAGACGTTGGGGTGGTAACTATAGCAGATCAGGACGTATGACATCGTCAAATGCTATCCCGTTGGGTAGAAGATACTAATGAAGTATTCGtataatattttatattttttttcgcaaaatattcatttgAGCACTGTTTGATTCACTGCGATAGCGGGTGTAACTTGTGAGTTTTTCGTGCGATTTCCTAGCTGTGTGACCTCGGGACGGCATATCTTTTCTATGCACTGAACTATATTTAGAAAATGCTATTTGGCTTGATATAGTATATACTTGGGTCAATGTTTTTGCTAGTTTGCATGATATACTTTGGGTATTCTTTACTGATATCAGTCTTGATATGCGAGGttttatattccaaatcCACATGTGGTGTTACAGCCTTTTTACTGGTTTTAAATTCATTTTCACATATTTCCAGATTATAAAAATCTTTAGGGGTGTCTGGTGTGTCTAGGATTTGTTTTAATCTTCCAATGGTAGTTTTTGGAGAGTATTCATACTTTGGTACAaatcttgtatttttggTCGGACTTGACTTCACCCCTGTACATTCTTGATAGACTCTAGGACTGACACTAGATATATCTGCATGCTTTATTTTCTCAGTTGTATTATTATACATTTCTATCGCCGACGTAGGTGGGTGTCCATTCAAAAATTCCTTCATTTGCACAACTCTATAATCTCTAGTCTTATTTATGAATAATTTCAACAGTGTATTTTTGAATATAGCTCTGCTAATGTATATTTCTTTAGCGGAATCCACTGCGTTTAGATCCTCAGTTATTGGATACCCAGCCCATCTTTTGAGTAGGGATAACGATTTACGTTCTTCTGTATGGTACAGTCCAGATACATACGATAAGTATGAAACTGCTGATTTGAGAAAATCCAGCTCACATTCGTGCAATTTGTCCAgttccatcatcttcatgAGGTCAACCCTATTGTTGGACAATAACCTCTGCATTACTTTGTTTACCCATTTCGTATACTTTACCGATTCCACTTCATAATTATTATAGTTTAGCGCTTCTTCATTTCGTAGGGATGATGCAAATATTTGGTGACTCAAACGACTATACCTATCAGAAGTGTTCATCTTAATCATTTTCGTGTTGACGGACCAAAATCCCTTCGTATTTCAGTTTTCAAGTCTATTTATACGCAAAACAATATTTTCGTTTTTGGAAAAACATTTAGAAAAATGTGCAGGGTTTACGAATGGCCAAATAGTCCACATGGCACATCGGAGTTGTTTCCTTAGCTGGAATTAGAAGTTTTGAATCATATCACACACAATAATTTTAGGAAATACAATAGATGTGTAGACGAACAAGATTTATAGATAGGAAGTCCGCACCACGCTGCAATTAGTGAAGTGAAACGAGTTAATTTATGATGTCCTTGCGAGCTCCAGGACGAAATTTGTCAGAGTTCTAACAAAGTATCCCGTACCCCTTCCAGTTGACTTGTCGAATGCAGGGCCGGCGATATCGACATGTACCCAGGGTTTCTGTTTTATCTTATCTTCTATGTCTGAAACTCACCTTTACAAATTCTTGCAAAAATAGAGCAGCGCCTATTGTACCAGCCTTTACTTCAGGGCTATGGTTGGCAAGATCTGCAACTTTTGATTTGAGACTATCTCTGTACTCCTTTGCTAATGGCATTCTCCAGGATAGTTCACCTGATAGTTTTACTGATTTAGCAAATACTTCGGCAAGTTCATCACTAGATGCAAAGAACGCAGAATAGTTGTAGCCTAAACAAATGTATTACAAGACATAAAACATACCGAGTGCAATAATTTGCGCACCAGTCAGAGTAGCAATATCTAGAATGACATCAACATCCAATTTTCCAGCATAACATAATGCATCAGCAAGAGTCAGACGACCCTCAGCATCAGTATTTGTAACTTCTATGGTCTTTCCATCGGAGGCGGTGATAATATCACCGGGTCTGTAGGAATTTGCGTCGACCATGTTTTCACAGGTTGCAGATACAAAATGAACCTCTAAACCCTTTGGTCCCAACCCAGCTATGGCCTTAGCTGCTCCAAATACTGTAGCCATCCCGCCCATATCGAATTTCATCAAATGTATTTCAGAGGCAGCACTCTTCATGTTGTAGCCTCCAGCATCAAACATGATACCCTTTCCTACGAGGGCAATCTTCTTCTTAATTGGACCTTCACCCTTATAAGTTGCATGGATGAACTTTGGAGGATATTTGCTTCCTTGTGAAACCGCCAAATATGCTCCCATTCCTAGTTTCTCACACTCGTCCTTTTCTAAGACTTTGACCTCCAGCCCAAGTTCCTCAAAGTGTTTCTTGATGAAAGTTGAGATGGAGACTGTATTAGCATAATTTGGAGGTGCTGTAACGAGCTCCCTTGTGAGGTGCATGGCTGATGAAAATACTTTGGATCTCTACGGGATGggtgtctatggatgaGAAGATGGACTAACCTCTTCAGTGTGTTCAACGTCCTTGTCAGAGTGAAATACGAGGACGTCCTTGAGATAATATTCATGCTTGGCGTCTTTCTTGAACCTGTTATCAACACTCAAGTTAACAAAAGTTCCGGTGAGTAAACCCTCTATGAACTCACTCTCCATATGTTCTAGGACAAAGGCAGCCTTGGAAATCTTGTACTTGGTTAGAACTTCTGCCACACCTTTTGTTAGAGTATAGAGATCTGAGAGTAAAAATTCGCTATTCTTTCCACACCCAAGCACCAGGTCCAGAGTGAATGTTCCGGACGAATTCACAGTTATATGCTCCAATTTATCACTACATAATGCGTAAAGAGGATGTGATAGACTTACCCCAAACCAGCTGAGAATTTGTGAGTCCTGGCGAGCAAAAGTAGAGGAGAATCCACTGGAATGTGTGCAGAAGGAAAATATCCAAGTGACTTTAGGTCATACTCATCACCTTTAGATTCTACCTCGCTCGAAAATGACAAATGAATGACTGCGTTATTGGATGGAGAAAGGTGAAGGGCAGTCCAATCGAAGGCTGCCACGTTTTGAAAGGCAACATTTACCAGACCCTCTGGGGATTGAGTAGTTGGAAAATCAGAAGCCATTGCTAGAAAGTATGTGTATGTTACCGTAACGTGGTAGCATGGGGGTACACACCATGGGGAAAGAATGCACCAGAGGCCAAGAAATCTTTGGAGATATATACTATATGGCATATATAGTCGTTCAAACTAATCCAAATGCgaaaaatttataaatttacTGCGATCCCTCTTAGGTGTAATGCCTGATAATGGATGAATCTCATAGAACATAGATGTAATACCACTTTGATAGCCAAAACTTgttgtttctgttcttTTGGCCAGGATTCCATTTCAGCCAGTGTAGCCCTTTGTATGCTAAACATTTTAGTTAGATGGTAAGCTATAGACATACTTCGTCAGTATTTCAGTGTTTTTCAACACCTCTTCTACCAGAACTGCCGAAGCTGGGTGTACTCCTTGACTCATCAGATCCTCAATGCTTGGAATGTTTCCCCTAGGCGGTGTTTCAACCTTAGCACTGGTTACTATAGGTTGCACATTAGGCCTGAAGCCGATTACATCTGGATCATTAAATTGATAAGGGTCATATTCCTGCGGATAAAGTTTATAGTTAAAGAGCATACCTCCGATAATGAAGTAGACGTCGGGGGTATTTGATTGGTAGATGGAACGGAGGGGGTTGTATTTATGTTTTCTTCAATTGCCATGTCTTCAGAATAGTGATCATTGGCTTGGCTTCCTTCTAGGTGGCtctgaaatattttgtatcAGTCAGTTTATTGAAATACCGTGCGTTCTAGCTTATTTATTTGTGCAATTTCTGTATCTATTTTGTTCAATGGCAAAACTGTTTTATCAATTTCATCCAGGAGAAATTGTGAATGTAACAAAGCATAAGTGAGTTGTGGATTGTTTATCAAAAACCTTCTGGCCTCTGATGGAGCAGCTTTAGAAAATTTCTTTAATGATGCAAGAATATAGACAAGTTGTGATGTTGACATTGTATGAATGATGGAGGCAATTTCTGCTGCCATATAATGGTCAATACTATTCTCCAAGGGTATGGATGTGGGTTGAACGTTCATTGTATGAGGAACCATTGGGGGTTGTGAACAAAGTGGATTCTGTTGTGGAATTGGGGGAAACATGTTAATAACACCAGGCATCCCTTCACTATTAAACATCATTATATCTTTGTTAACATCCATATGACCTTCCATACCCATTCCTGTAAGTTTATATGGTTTTTAACAGAGAAATACCTGGTGGAGGAGGGATGCCTTGCATACCCATTGGAACTTGAGGTATCCCGAATATACTCATAGGATTAGAAGGTAACGGAGGGATATTTCGAACATCGTCATAAGATTGATGATCgttcatcatattcatctGTGTATCGCCCATCTATGTCAAATTATACCTTGCAAGCTATGCATAACTTACCATTTGACGATTCACGAGTTATATGTATATCACTTTTTAATTATTCTAACTTTACGCCAAatatttcatcattacaaaattttcactATTTTTTAGTCCAAGAAATTTGTTAAATAATTACTAACTACCAGGACGCTAGTGAATTGACCCAACCATCATAATTGATTTATTACCGACTGTTACTCCTTTGGATCAACAATAAGAATATATGTATATATTAATATTGTACAATTGATATACGTCTATACTTAGTAGCAGTAGATACGATGGGCAAGTTTGTGATTTCTCCATACAGTTTTAGCTATTTACACGTTTAAATATAGAATTGATTGGTACCAAGATGAACATTCGATAACTATTATATTAtattatgagaatattGTCAAGGAATCCATTCAATACAGTTTAAATGATAGAAATCTCCAAATCCAATTCTTTGATTCATCCGGTATATCATTTTAACCATTAACTCACTTTTGAAAGTTTAATTCCAGACAATTCATCGCAAAGTATTCCTCTAATTCTTTCATCTCATGTGGAGACTCCCGATTTGTCACTGGACAATTTCAAAATAACAACGACCAGTGTTAGTGGATTATCTTATATACTAATTTCttataattttaaatgattAATTCAGAAAACAGTCGAATTTAAATTTAGAAAAGTCTCTCGTATGTTTTGGGTCATTGTACTTAACACCTATTTCACATAAATTAcaatatcatcaaaattaATTAATGAGTGTATTTTAGCTGGGTTTTGGCACACACTTGAGGAACAGTCTGAGAAAACGTTCGAATCCAAACACAAAGGGAGAATACCAAATGATAAGGTAAGAAATACAATTAAAATCTCACACTTAACTTAAATTTTTAGTTTAGTGATAAATATTTCGAAACTGAGTTAAAAGAGGAGAATGATGTCGCCCCGGAAGAGAAGTTTTTAAAGTTGTTGCAAGAAATCTATTCTGGCGGTGATGATAATACCAAGCGCGCTATGATAAAATCGTTTGTACGTAATGTTACActtattttaaatattgaaaatttaGACTACTTCTTCTGGGCAAGTTCTATCCACAAATTGGGAAGATATGAAAGATGATTGAGGCCTCATTAAAAAATTTCTACATCCTCAACtttaatgtacaaaaatTCGTTtttatttgtatttatcGTTTAATATGTCTATGGTTGAAGCACACAGTTGACACTTTCCATGGTTTTCTGCTTGTTCTGGATGTATATCCTCCTCttttttccttttggaatCGTCTTTTCACAGGTGTGTTGGAAATTTATTATTCTATACAGACTTTACATAATGCAGGATAATGAAACATCTTTGTTGGCCGACGATCCTGCTCTCCAATTTGGAGGTTCTGTATCATCCATAGTTAAAGACGCTTCATCATCAATACAAGATATCTCTGATATAAGTAAACAGTCGGATAATCCTGCTAAAGAGGTAAATTTTCCTTGAGAAACCCATTACTTCGTAACCATTGTAGCTTATCAATGAACTTAAAAGCATTCCACCGCCTAGAATAACAAGATCGGGTATATGAATATAGAACTTTTAACCATATGTCAGAAGTAAGAGAAGGTTCAAACGAATCAAAACATAAAAGCAATATAAATCTCTGTCAAAGAGATTATACTATACCGTGCCCCCTGGTATGATTTGATATATATATAACCTCAACTTAGGGATTCACTCACGAATATATTGATAACAAACATCACTGTAATCCACCTGTAGGTTATTCAGGTTATTTTAGTGCTAGCTCAAACATGAACCCCGTAGGTCCTTGTTTGGGTCAAGACATAGTATATACGACAATGGATGCAGTGGAAAAAAGGGAGTTATCTAAGAATTGTCTATTCAATTGGCCTTGTATAAACTGTAAAAGAAAATATTCGACATACTGTCCAGGTTCGTAAAAACATGAAATAAATATGTTATATAGATGAGTGGGAGCTTGAAAATGGTTTATTACTGTTATTATAATGTAGCTAATACAGATATTTCTTTAACTTGCAAACCGACTGTGCATTATAATGGACCatgtaaaaatatcaatTTTTCATTTATCGGTTATAACATTAAAATGCAGAAAGAATGGAGTCGTAAATGCCATTCTTGGTGGCCCTGTTCAGAAccaaaaacaaattaaagCCAAACATTAATCTTTTTCCCAATTAAAATTTACCCGAGTGTTTTTACAATGTTTTTCATTCCATTATCCATAATTTTAGGAATTGCTGTTGTGGAGTTTGAGGGTGTGAtctttttggaaatttttatattacCCTCAgcctttttatttttagcAGCTAACttcatttcttcttttattctattttctatccttatctttTTACACTTGTCAACAGATTGAACAAATCCCCAAACATGCCCGAATAATTCATTTGGTTTTACTTTATCTATTTCTTTTTCTGTGTAACCTAGATACTTTGCCGTATCTTTAAAGGTCATCACAACCTCCTTATACTGTTCAGAAATAACTAGGATTTTTGGCTCCGCATCACGTAAGAATTCGTTCataatggatgaaaatTGATCCTTGAAATCTTTTGACTTTTCTGAAACAGAAATTGCATTCTTAATTTTAGTAATGTCTGTCTTGAATCTATTCATCTGTTCTTCAACTACAGCTATATCGATTTTGGTACAATCTTCACAACTTTTTAATTCATCAATAATTTCTAAAATACTTTCGTCCTCGTCAGCAGCCATGTCACAAATATATTGTAGCAATGTTTTTGGAGGTTTTGTTGTGGTTCTAAAGTCATTTAACTTGGCAAATGTTGTTGGTTTGAACCCTTCTGCGTTGCCCTTTTTTGGATCGCCTTCGTTGAGGGTGTTACCGATGTTTAATATAAAATGCGAAAGTACATTTAGTTTGTCACTAGACATGATTGCTTCACAACCCTCCATTATTGATTCCAACGGTACAGATATCTCATTGTAATTATCTTTAAATAGCAATGCGATGTGATGAGCTTCGAGTCTTTGTTTTAAGATGGGTATTCCAAGTAATACAGCGACAAATTGCTCCGGGCGATCGACCATAGTCAAATCACCCCCTATGAATGCTATTATTATAAAAGAGAATCTTACCTGATTTAACAAACTCCGAAACTATACTGCATTCTTCGGGTGTGGGTATTAACAGCAATAGACTTTCAGTGGCATCTACTGTCAATATGGCCGGATCCAGATCTATTATTGCTTCACGTAATTCTTTAAATGTATATTTACTAAATTTTGATAGCCCTATATTCATGTTGTAAGATCTTTTGGAATCGGGTAATAGCTGTATCATCTTTGGTTTCGTGGAAACTTGTTCCTTCTCTTTTGGTACGCTCTTAGCAAAGGATTCTTCTAATTCCT contains:
- a CDS encoding hypothetical protein (encoded by transcript BEWA_007540A); translation: MGKIDWYQDEHSITIILYYENIVKESIQYSLNDRNLQIQFFDSSDNSSQSIPLILSSHVETPDLSLDNFKITTTSKTVEFKFRKVSPGFWHTLEEQSEKTFESKHKGRIPNDKFSDKYFETELKEENDVAPEEKFLKLLQEIYSGGDDNTKRAMIKSFTTSSGQVLSTNWEDMKDD
- a CDS encoding hypothetical protein (encoded by transcript BEWA_007510A), which produces MIKMNTSDRYSRLSHQIFASSLRNEEALNYNNYEVESVKYTKWVNKVMQRLLSNNRVDLMKMMELDKLHECELDFLKSAVSYLSYVSGLYHTEERKSLSLLKRWAGYPITEDLNAVDSAKEIYISRAIFKNTLLKLFINKTRDYRVVQMKEFLNGHPPTSAIEMYNNTTEKIKHADISSVSPRVYQECTGVKSSPTKNTRFVPKYEYSPKTTIGRLKQILDTPDTPKDFYNLEICENEFKTSKKAVTPHVDLEYKTSHIKTDISKEYPKYIMQTSKNIDPSIYYIKPNSIF
- a CDS encoding hypothetical protein (encoded by transcript BEWA_007550A), with amino-acid sequence MQDNETSLLADDPALQFGGSVSSIVKDASSSIQDISDISKQSDNPAKELINELKSIPPPRITRSEVREGSNESKHKSNINLCQRDYTIPCPLGFTHEYIDNKHHCNPPVGYSGPCLGQDIVYTTMDAVEKRELSKNCLFNWPCINCKRKYSTYCPDEWELENGLLLLL
- a CDS encoding DEAD box ATP-dependent RNA helicase family member protein (encoded by transcript BEWA_007500A); its protein translation is MSGMPRYSSHNYNSNYGYGNNMNNRFPNSHRYNNSQHGFKSNGSLGSKLSTIDWSSHNLVPFEKNFYSEHPEVAALGFRDVENIRKEKEITIISGANVPKPVTKFEYTSFPNYILRAIESVGFQAPTPIQVQGWPIALSGRDMIGIAETGSGKTLAFLLPAIVHINAQHLLRPGDGPIVLVLAPTRELVEQIRQQCLQFGSSSKIKSSVAYGGVPKRPQIVELRKGVEILLACPGRLIDFLESDVTNLRRVTYLVLDEADRMLDMGFEPQIRKIVGQIRPDRQTLMWSATWPKEVQSLARDLCREEPVHINIGSLDLTACHNVSQEVILLQDFEKRNTLKNLLPKLMDGSKILIFTETKKGADSLTRELRLDGWPALSIHGDKKQEERNWVLNEFKLGKHPIMIATDVASRGLDVHDVKYVINYDFPNQIEDYVHRIGRTGRAGTKGASYTFLTPDKNRIARDLVRVLREANQPVSPELSRLASERSHTHNEPRRWGGNYSRSGRMTSSNAIPLGRRY
- a CDS encoding leucine aminopeptidase, putative (encoded by transcript BEWA_007520A); its protein translation is MASDFPTTQSPEGLVNVAFQNVAAFDWTALHLSPSNNAVIHLSFSSEVESKGDEYDLKSLGYFPSAHIPVDSPLLLLARTHKFSAGLGDKLEHITVNSSGTFTLDLVLGCGKNSEFLLSDLYTLTKGVAEVLTKYKISKAAFVLEHMESEFIEGLLTGTFVNLSVDNRFKKDAKHEYYLKDVLVFHSDKDVEHTEERSKVFSSAMHLTRELVTAPPNYANTVSISTFIKKHFEELGLEVKVLEKDECEKLGMGAYLAVSQGSKYPPKFIHATYKGEGPIKKKIALVGKGIMFDAGGYNMKSAASEIHLMKFDMGGMATVFGAAKAIAGLGPKGLEVHFVSATCENMVDANSYRPGDIITASDGKTIEVTNTDAEGRLTLADALCYAGKLDVDVILDIATLTGAQIIALGYNYSAFFASSDELAEVFAKSVKLSGELSWRMPLAKEYRDSLKSKVADLANHSPEVKAGTIGAALFLQEFVKKPWVHVDIAGPAFDKSTGRGTGYFVRTLTNFVLELARTS
- a CDS encoding hypothetical protein (encoded by transcript BEWA_007530A), whose product is MMGDTQMNMMNDHQSYDDVRNIPPLPSNPMSIFGIPQVPMGMQGIPPPPGMGMEGHMDVNKDIMMFNSEGMPGVINMFPPIPQQNPLCSQPPMVPHTMNVQPTSIPLENSIDHYMAAEIASIIHTMSTSQLVYILASLKKFSKAAPSEARRFLINNPQLTYALLHSQFLLDEIDKTVLPLNKIDTEIAQINKLERTSHLEGSQANDHYSEDMAIEENINTTPSVPSTNQIPPTSTSLSEEYDPYQFNDPDVIGFRPNVQPIVTSAKVETPPRGNIPSIEDLMSQGVHPASAVLVEEVLKNTEILTNIQRATLAEMESWPKEQKQQVLAIKVALHLRGIAVNL